In Helianthus annuus cultivar XRQ/B chromosome 9, HanXRQr2.0-SUNRISE, whole genome shotgun sequence, the following are encoded in one genomic region:
- the LOC110878380 gene encoding ankyrin-2: MPTYFPLRWESTGDQWWFASPIDWAAANGHYDLVRELLRMDGNHLIKLTSLRRIRRLEVVWDDEEQFECVAKNRSFVARRLLHEGECRRGKSSLIGSGYGGWLLYTAASAGDLHFVQELLQKDPLLVFGEGEYGVTDILYAAARSKNCEVFWVIYDFAMSPRFMSGNGRESEEHIGEIPFGYKQEMKNRAVHALARGGNLKILKELLSDCSVEDVLAYRDVQCSTILHTAAARGQVEVVKDLISLFGMINSTDKQGNTALHIAAYRGQLSTVEVLIQACPESIHSRNNAGETFLHKAVTGFQAPTFRRLDRQIVLMKQLVCSKSFKIEETINATDNEGRTPLHLAISGNLHSDLVELLMIAGSLDVNIRDNNGMAPLDLLKQRPGSASSELLTRQLISAGATLSSQDYTARKLFASRLRMGGNGGGGGGGTSPGTSFKLSDSEVFLYTGMDSATSTAYGTPTFSMHSPGLSQLDSSSNSNSNVEPKTVKKNKQKGIQRFLRWIRAIKKGKQGSVSTQNFKEIPVPLRQQYSNASSLPNNKRTLAARSNLPSPTVKKKLASGLVNGVMQAMPHLTRGSRSHSFSKSSLSSDNSLDNKQKGIDVVGSSNSNHMFDDGVDEEQGVVNSRPSVNQWLCFGGPGIPTEGSGGDQQRHEIFDRSTAEMIGI; encoded by the coding sequence ATGCCAACGTATTTTCCCCTCAGATGGGAGAGCACAGGGGACCAATGGTGGTTCGCCTCTCCGATCGACTGGGCAGCGGCCAACGGGCACTACGATTTGGTCCGGGAGCTTCTTCGCATGGACGGCAACCATTTAATCAAACTGACATCTCTTCGGCGTATACGCCGCCTCGAGGTTGTCTGGGATgatgaagaacagtttgaatgcgTCGCCAAAAACCGATCTTTTGTAGCCCGGAGGCTGCTACACGAGGGCGAATGCAGAAGAGGGAAAAGCTCGTTAATCGGATCTGGGTATGGAGGGTGGCTTTTGTACACTGCTGCTTCTGCTGGTGACTTGCATTTTGTTCAAGAATTGCTGCAGAAAGACCCGCTTTTGGTTTTCGGAGAAGGGGAGTATGGTGTGACTGATATACTTTACGCTGCTGCTAGGAGCAAGAACTGTGAGGTTTTTTGGGTTATTTACGATTTCGCTATGTCACCGCGGTTTATGTCTGGTAATGGCAGAGAGTCAGAGGAACATATTGGGGAGATTCCGTTCGGTTACAAGCAGGAAATGAAGAACAGAGCGGTTCACGCATTGGCACGAGGTGGTAATTTGAAGATATTAAAAGAGCTTCTTAGTGATTGCTCTGTCGAAGATGTTTTAGCTTATCGAGATGTTCAGTGTTCGACGATCTTACACACAGCAGCTGCGCGCGGACAGGTTGAGGTGGTTAAAGATCTTATTTCGTTGTTCGGAATGATAAACTCGACGGACAAACAAGGCAACACGGCTTTACATATAGCGGCTTACAGAGGGCAGTTATCGACGGTTGAAGTTTTGATTCAAGCGTGTCCGGAGTCTATCCATTCAAGAAACAATGCGGGAGAGACGTTTTTGCATAAGGCGGTAACGGGTTTTCAAGCGCCTACTTTTCGGAGACTTGACCGCCAGATTGTTCTCATGAAACAGTTAGTCTGCTCGAAATCGTTTAAAATCGAAGAAACGATTAATGCTACAGATAATGAAGGAAGAACCCCTCTTCATTTAGCCATTAGTGGGAACTTACACAGCGACTTGGTGGAACTGCTCATGATTGCGGGTTCACTCGATGTGAATATCCGTGATAACAACGGTATGGCTCCGCTTGATCTTCTTAAGCAACGGCCAGGATCGGCTTCGTCGGAGCTACTCACTAGACAACTAATCTCAGCGGGGGCAACTCTCAGTAGCCAAGATTACACAGCAAGAAAGCTTTTTGCTTCTAGGTTGAGAATGGGCGGCaatggtggcggcggcggtggcggtACTAGTCCCGGAACTTCCTTCAAACTGTCGGATTCAGAAGTGTTTTTGTATACCGGGATGGATAGTGCTACCTCTACTGCTTATGGTACACCGACTTTTAGTATGCATTCTCCAGGGCTGAGTCAACTCGACTCGAGTTCAAACTCAAACTCGAATGTAGAACCCAAGACTGTTAAAAAGAATAAGCAGAAGGGCATACAACGGTTTCTTCGGTGGATTAGAGCGATAAAGAAAGGAAAACAAGGTTCGGTTTCTACACAAAACTTTAAAGAAATCCCCGTTCCATTGAGACAGCAATACTCGAACGCATCATCACTTCCAAACAACAAAAGAACACTTGCTGCAAGGAGTAATCTTCCCAGTCCAACTGTCAAAAAGAAACTTGCTTCTGGATTGGTTAATGGTGTTATGCAGGCAATGCCACATTTAACCCGAGGGTCACGGTCTCACTCATTTTCGAAGTCGTCGTTATCTTCAGATAATTCGTTGGATAATAAACAAAAGGGTATCGACGTTGTGGGTTCATCGAACTCAAATCATATGTTTGATGACGGAGTTGATGAAGAACAAGGGGTGGTGAATAGCAGGCCATCGGTGAACCAGTGGCTGTGTTTTGGTGGCCCCGGGATACCTACTGAAGGTTCGGGTGGTGATCAACAGCGGCATGAGATCTTTGATCGTTCGACAGCTGAAATGATTGGTATTTGA